The segment AGCAGGACACGCTTTGCACAGAGGAGTTCATCACGATGGTAGGATTACTACCAGTGGATGAGATGTTCCACATGTCCTTGGTTACTGGGTTCAATGCTTAAGAACACTGCCTCAGGTTTAGCAAAGTGAGCCGTAAAGAATAAGAACATGATAATGGGTGACTGATAGAAAAGATAACGTACACCTGGAGGCAGGCACGAGCGGGCACCGAGTCAACTCCACAACCAGGAACAGCACACGGCTCAAGCAGGAAGGTGAGCAGTTAGGTAAGGCCAAGCCAATGTGGAAGATGTCATGGGGGCTTGGAGGTTGTTTCCAATAGTGTGGGGTGACTGAgtggaatgaaacccagggccttcccTGCGGCCCTCTCCAAGTGGTTTGGCACTGAGCAATGCCTGCCCAGTGTTTGAGAAGGCTTACACCTACACGTTTACCTTTATTACCCATCCCAGTTTAACCTTGGGTTGGGGAGTGGGATCCACAATGATGGAGGAACCGTCTTAATGACTGGCCCAGGGTGTGGCCATCTGAGGGGTTAAAATGGAGGTTGACAGCTCAGGGCAATTTCTGTTCCTGCTCAGGCCTACCTATCTTCCTATGTTAACTGTGTAGTTTAAATCAAGACTGAGGAAAACACAATTCTCTGTTCAGATTAGATTCTTTCAGCTCACGTTTATGCTACATAAATCACtagtaaagggggctgggaatggggcttagcggtagagtgctggccttgcatgcacaaagccctgggttcggttcctcagcaccacatacacagaaaaagccagaagtggcgctgtggctaaaaggtagagtgctagccttgagaaaaaggaagccagggaaagtgctcaggccctgagttcaagccccaggactagcaaaaaaaaaaattactagtaagccaggtgctgggggctcatgcctggaaaTCCTAGCTTCTAAAgaaaccaagatctgaggatcatggttcaaaaccagcctgggtaggaaagtttggaggactcatctccaattaaccatcgaaaagtgggaagtggagctgtatctcaagtggtagagagggtaGTCTTGAGTAAATAGCTCAGCAACAGCATCCAGAccatcagttcaagccccaggaccagcacacatgatCCATGATTTAGGAAAGCAGAACTTTTTATTGTCTTCATAAAGAGCTATTTGAAAATGTTCAATGAgttcagaaaaggaaactatagtttaaaatatagtaacatcatttaaaatttagttttgtaTCTGTATAAGAAATTTCCACTATGATATGTGATCTCAAAATTATTCTATTTACTGGCTTTCAGTATAAATTTCAGATTATGTACTTATTTGACATTATCTTATAATGGttataaaagcaaaaggattgttTTTAGTATTCATCTGTGCTTTAGCTTATATGGAATAAAACTGTTAAGCATGAAGAATTAAATATGTATCAAGATACAAAATGACTTTGAAAATATATTAGAATTGTTAATTATACTTTTAAGGGCATTttatcactgagaaaaaaatcagcaTGCAAACTTGGCAAgttcttcagggaaaaaaaaataggacagaaTCAAAGGTGGTTTTCTTTAGTCAGATTGTCACCATTTCGGTAGGAGCCGTGTCCTTTTCAACCTTGGGGTGTTCTAGAGTCTGTTTTTTTAGACTTCTCAGCAGATGGCCAAGTTGGCTGTGGCCAGGAAGAGATGTAAAGAAGGACCATGCCCTCCGCGGAAGCAGTGGGTCTCCATTCCAGCTGCCCTGGTGCCCACAGCTCGCACTGCCCTCACCCTCTCACATCCTGTAGGTTTCTAAAGACCTCGCACAAGTGTCCTCGGGCAGACACACTCAGGACTCCCCAAGACCTTCTCCAGAGACagagtgagccaccatcaccacccACTCAAGATCCCCACAGGACAGAGGACACTGGGCATTCAGGGACACTGCCCTCCTGATCTTTCCTCACCTCCGCCCAGACCAGATCCACAGGTGTCGCCACAGCCCCTCCCAGAGTCAAGAAAAGCCTCCTCCTGGCTGCTTTCTGCTGCCACCCATCCCCAGGCCCGCCTGTCTCCCAGAGCTCACGTGAGTGGATCCTATACTGAAGTCCAGGCTGCTTCTCCTTCCAGAGGACTTCGGTCCTCATTGCTGCAGCCAGAGGGTCCTCGCAAAACATGCATTCCCATTCTGTTCCCCTTAGCTGTCGTGATCTCAATCCCGTGCGTGGTGAACCCCTTCTGGAGGCTCTCCAGGGACTGTCCACAGTGTGTGGACACAAACACCGAGGGTCCAGGCTTCTGCTTCCTGAGGAACTGGGATCACGGGGTAGAGAACCAATGAATTCCAAGCTCCTTCTATGGGCTCCCGGTGTGACCCTTGCACACTTCATTGTCCACATCATCGAGCCTAGGCCCGGAGCCTTGCAGTGAGTCACTCGAGTGGCCAGGCACACCCTGTCGCCAGACTTGTACTCATCCTTCTGGGTGTCAGCACAAAGGGGCCCATTCTGCTCTGGGGGCAGCCATGCGTCTGGAACGCTGGGCTCCCCGCTCTGTGCTCGGCACAGACACAGGGAGAGTGATGATGTTGGAAAGCGTCGCTCTAACTTCCATAAACATGTTAAGCCAGTTGAATTATAGGAAGATATTTTTGACTAATAGGACAGTTTCATGTAGCTCACCTTGGGAATGGATGATGGAAGTTACACAAGAGaatttaaagaacaaaacaacaccaATGTTCATTGAGCAGATTTAATTTCCCTGAGATCATTTATTCCACAGACAGTATGAGTACCATTCATTAGGCTAGCAGTTCTCAAACTTTATGGCACCAGCAATCAGCTATTCATCTTAGTTAAATGGTCCTTAGCAGGCGTGTGCAGGCCAGGGCTTAAGTGTCTGCACATTTAACCAGCTCCTCGGCGACGGTGAAGCTGCTATTCCTGGACCACCACACCATGTGGACAGCAAGTCCTTAGTCACGTAATAAGAAATGCaagaaaatatttaccaaaaaacaaaaataaataaaccgtGTAAACAAAATACTAAAATCACTAGTGCATTATATCCAAAGTGCTTCCTGAGTCTATGTGCTGAGATCTTTGGTTTTTCGATACTTTTATGTGTCTTATTAATAGTAAATCCTCAGGTTTACAAGATTcatgtaacttaaaaaaataaagtgccatgatttaaaaaaatataagaacAGTTCTTTAAGAACTTTTCACAAAAATCACCAATTTctaagagggaagggaagagcatCTCTGAAGAAACTTTTCTGAACTTTGACTCCAGTGCACAAACCCTTGATTATTTACCATCGTAGGCAGGCGAATCTCCCTGCCATTCAGTGTTCCTTACGGACAGATCATTTCACATTTTTCCAGTATCTTCGGAAGCACTTCACAGTGAGTGCCAGTTCCCAAGTGAAGTTCGTAATGAAGATGTAGTTACCTTTCTTGCCACCAGACAGGAAAAAGGATGACCTCTCAAAACGTATATATAAACTCGGTTGGCTCTCCAACatgtgagtcacacctccagcctggctttttgctggttgttttgagaATAGAGGTTTTCAGACTTTTCtctttaggctggcttcaagccacgagCCTGCAGCgaccagcctcccaagtagctaggattataggtgtgagtggCCGCTCACCTGATAAAACATACCTTCCATTGTTACAAATATCTGAGTTGAACCTATACTCAAAACTTGGGAAATACTTCTTttgatttataaataataaataatacaagtTATGAAAAATTACTACACAAAGAACAACATTTATGATTCTGTGTGGGGGGCAGAAAATAGGCATGATCTTCTAGTGGACCAAACAAGAGGATTAAAGGGAATGTAAGGAAAAGGGAGGACCTTAAGTAAGGTTTTATTAGCAAGCTAAGTACTTGTGTTGTTCATGGCTTTCCCATTTCTTGACTCCCTGTGAGCCTGTGTAGCCATTCTGCTGGGCTTCTCCCTTGGATCATATTAGACAGTTTAGAGAAGGCCTAAGAAGACACACACCGCAAAGTACCCCCTCACTGGCCCCAgcgataaaatgaaaatgaaaaaggatCAAATAACATTTAAAGATAAGCCCTGTAGAATCGAGCTCTTCTGCAATGGCTTCTCACCTGGCTCTTGTTCTGCCAGAAAATATTTAACTTAAAAACATTCCCGAACTTTGCATCAGCAGAGTTTATGAGCACTAGAACCATGGACAGCCAGACTGCTGGCTCCTGGGAGCAGTGCCACGCCCTAACTGCAGAGGGCGTCGTTTGCAAGAAGATATAGGGATCAGGCCCAAAAAGGAACCCGAGAACCAAGAAAGAGTAACAAATTGTGACTGCAAACATGACTTTAGCAATCACATGCAGCTAGCAATGAACAAATTAGCCAGCCTCTGACTTTTACTTTCATCAAAGTTACTAGGTCTTGAAGTCTCTACTTCTAAGTCTCACTGGAGCTTAAAAGGCCAGTTCTTCCGACAGTGGTTCCCTGGCAGGGAGGGGATGGTAAGGTCAGTGTCGGATTTTTTTCCCACCCTGAGAAAGCACCAGGCTCGTTCTAATAGCTGAGCTTCCTCAGTCTCCAGGATCCCTTATTGCTCCGGTTCTGGGCTGAGCTGGTAACCCAAGCTCTGGGTGATCAGCACACGATTACACGCTATGCTACATTCTAGTTAAATAAcagctcatttcttccctccttcgaCATGGCATGGTCTGTCATTGCACCATTTAGCTCCTGTTTAAATGGCAGCTTTCTTCCCGCAACGTCAGCCTGGGTGgcctgggaaggaggaagggcctTGTCGGGAAATGATGAATGTGGTCCCTGTTGGTAAAGCTGCTTGGATCCCGACTTTCCTATGGGTCCCGGTCACTTCTGATGGTCCCACGGGCATAGCCGCACAGCAGAGGGCTGGGCACACCCTCCTGGCCGTGTTTACACACATTCTTCCGGAAGTCTTCTTCTAGGTATGGCCTTTTGTCATTGGCCCTGACTGGCACTCCTCCAACTCTGCTTCTTTCTGCTGTCCTAGTCATGCTTTAACTTACCACTCCTGTCACCACTACGGTGAGGTTTGTAGAGTGACATTAAGAAAATGGCCACCAAGGCTAAGGCAGCCCCAAGGATGGGGGGCCCACAGGGGCTGACAACCTGGGCCACTCCCGAGAGAAGAGGAGCAACGATTCTGGCTACGGCTGTCACGGACTGCCCCAAGCCGATGACAGTGCCGCTGGCCCGGCTCCCACCCATGCTCAACTGCAGGTCCGTGACGCAAGTCCTGCCGACGGCCGTGGAGAAAGACAGGAGCGTGGAGGAGAAGACCACCACGGCCATGGTGCGGGCCGTGGAGTAGAGCAGCAACAGCACGCAGGTGAGAGTGCTAGAGTGCAGCAGCACCCGGTGTGAGCGGTGCTCGTAGAGACGCAGGATGGGCCCCAGGGTGAAACCAGCCAGGGCCCCCAGGACGCTGCTGTAACTGATGAGGTATCCTGTGGTCTTGGGCTGCACCCCAAAGCGATCTTGCAGGGCCAAGACATAGTTACTATAGTACAGCATGACGGCCACACCCATGAGCAAGCGCACGAGAAACACGTGCCACATGTCAGAGCCCAGCAGACTCCTCATATCCTGCAAGATGGATGCGATTGGAAGCCAGGGCTGTTGAACAGGCTGTTCATTCTTGGTGGCCACTGGGATAGTGGCTGTTCCCTGTAGGATCTTTCCCAACAGTGTGTGTTTCTTACTCAGTCTCTGGCCATTCATGGAACTGTTGAGCTTTGTTTCACTCCAAGGTAACAGCCAAACAAGACCTGTTAAGATGGTGCAAGAACCAAGAACGGTCAAAACGGGCCAGATGCTGAGAATTCCTAGGGGGTCAACAGTTATGTGTAGAGGCTACTAATCTGTATTTCTGCACATTTACCAGTctatgctttcttttcatttcagtttttccACCATTTCCATAGGTCTTCTGTGACCTAAGAAGTCTAACAATGGATGTTTTAGTTACCTTCATTAAAAACACCCAAAGTATATACGAAATAACCACTTTCTCTTCAGCTCAAATCCTGCGATGCCACCACTTCATTATGAAACTCTGATAAATTTCTACTTAAATTCTTCATAAGCTTTCTAAATCGCTGCTGATCCATCATGttcccaaccacccatccatcacctTCCACCTGTGGATCTACCATCTATCCAAACATCTACCACCTACCTGAACACTgaccaaccatccacccatccatccatcccctatCCATCATCCATGTATCTAGCCATGTGTCCATTCAAcagccatctgtccatccacctatcactattcatccatccatccatttcatCCAATATTTGCAGAGTTCTTCCTAAGAGCCAAGTTCTGTAGTAAACTCTAGGAATACATTAACAAAGACAAAAGTCTTGTCCTACACAAGTCCTGTCCCAAAAGAAACTGAATGTAAAAGGAAGTTTAGGCAAGTAAATAGGCAGTGGATTAGAGTGGAATGGCCATGCTGAAGGAGGCATGAGCTGCTACGTGCAGCCTTGGCTTGGGTGTAGACAGGGACCTCGCCAGCAATGAACAGTAATTAGCACTTGCTTGGACTCTCCCTTCGTCACGACGGCAGAGGGCACTGTTCTCACAGATCATGACTCCTAGCTTCAATGAAGCAGGTGTGACCACCACCCAGATGAATCTCACCCCTACTTGGCCCTCGTGACGGAAATGCTCCTGCCTCTGCTGTATTTGTTCCATGCCATGGTGATTCAGTTTTGTTTCATATTATTTTCAGAAAGCTCATTTGAATATGTGGTTTCTCCAAGTTTTATATAAAAGTGCCGGCCACAAACAAGTTTATGACAGAAAACCAACCCAAACAGAACACAGAAGTAAATGTTTTATCCATTCATATCTTCAAAAGGGCCTTTGGATACTTCACAGAATCCAAGGAGGAGGTTGAGGAGGTTGTGGTGCACgcttgaaatcctagctcctAAGGACGCTGAGCTCTGaaaatctcagttccaagccaccccaggcaaaaaaaaagtccctgtgagactcttatctccaaggaatcaTTCAACCCctgaagtgacattgtggctcccAGTGCTTgagcaaaggagttcagggacagtgcccaagctctgagttcaagctccacaactgacaaaaaccgAAATGGGAAAGAATTGTTGCTGACGGGATAAAAGTCAATAGTAGTAGATGATGACAGTCACTACCAACTAGTACCCTCCTGTGAGTGCGCATGTGCGTGGCAATCAGGCAAACTACTCGGATTAAAAGCTCTTCCTGTTCTGTGTTGCCATTGTTATTGGTctttggggttgtttgttttgctttgtttttgtagtgCTGGGACTAGAACTTAG is part of the Perognathus longimembris pacificus isolate PPM17 chromosome 8, ASM2315922v1, whole genome shotgun sequence genome and harbors:
- the Mfsd9 gene encoding major facilitator superfamily domain-containing protein 9 isoform X2 codes for the protein MASETPKPRPEPGTGAAMREPGLREARARGFLFRVYAVGFLDLFGVSMVIPLLNLHAKSLGASPIVAGIIGSSYGILQLFSSTLMGCWSDVVGRRVSLLVCILFSALGYLLLGVSTNVFLLALARVPVGLVWLLPWSETKLNSSMNGQRLSKKHTLLGKILQGTATIPVATKNEQPVQQPWLPIASILQDMRSLLGSDMWHVFLVRLLMGVAVMLYYSNYVLALQDRFGVQPKTTGYLISYSSVLGALAGFTLGPILRLYEHRSHRVLLHSSTLTCVLLLLYSTARTMAVVVFSSTLLSFSTAVGRTCVTDLQLSMGGSRASGTVIGLGQSVTAVARIVAPLLSGVAQVVSPCGPPILGAALALVAIFLMSLYKPHRSGDRSGKLKHD
- the Mfsd9 gene encoding major facilitator superfamily domain-containing protein 9 isoform X1, whose product is MASETPKPRPEPGTGAAMREPGLREARARGFLFRVYAVGFLDLFGVSMVIPLLNLHAKSLGASPIVAGIIGSSYGILQLFSSTLMGCWSDVVGRRVSLLVCILFSALGYLLLGVSTNVFLLALARVPVGIFKHTLSISRALLSDLVAQKERALVLGRFNTASSMGFILGPVVGGYLTELDGGFYLTAFTCFSVFLLNAGLVWLLPWSETKLNSSMNGQRLSKKHTLLGKILQGTATIPVATKNEQPVQQPWLPIASILQDMRSLLGSDMWHVFLVRLLMGVAVMLYYSNYVLALQDRFGVQPKTTGYLISYSSVLGALAGFTLGPILRLYEHRSHRVLLHSSTLTCVLLLLYSTARTMAVVVFSSTLLSFSTAVGRTCVTDLQLSMGGSRASGTVIGLGQSVTAVARIVAPLLSGVAQVVSPCGPPILGAALALVAIFLMSLYKPHRSGDRSGKLKHD